A genome region from Triticum aestivum cultivar Chinese Spring chromosome 2B, IWGSC CS RefSeq v2.1, whole genome shotgun sequence includes the following:
- the LOC123039897 gene encoding uncharacterized protein encodes MADIEKGSEDAAATNDVRSAYAELCSRRRFLWWMTLLEVVFVVAVAALMACIEPSTAGPKVYLASRVVGYAGQAVGVCWGLFLVYQWTESAKEYKRILDSVK; translated from the exons ATGGCTGATATTGAGAAGGGATCAGAGGACGCGGCCGCCACCAACGACGTCAGGAGTGCGTACGCCGAGCTGTGCAGCAGGAGGAGATTCCTATG GTGGATGACTCTGCTCGAAGTCGTCTTCGTCGTCGCCGTCGCGGCGCTCATGGCGTGCATCGAGCCGTCCACCGCCGGACCAAAGGTGTACCTTGCCTCGCGCGTCGTCGGGTATGCCGGCCAGGCCGTAGGCGTGTGCTGGGGGCTCTTCCTCGTCTATCAATGGACCGAGTCTGCTAAAGAGTACAAGAGGATCCTAGACTCTGTGAAGTAA